A part of Oncorhynchus clarkii lewisi isolate Uvic-CL-2024 chromosome 17, UVic_Ocla_1.0, whole genome shotgun sequence genomic DNA contains:
- the LOC139370594 gene encoding DNA-directed RNA polymerase III subunit RPC6 produces MADVKVKKESSDPVDIENRIKALCQQFPHGITDQVIQNDMPHLEAQQRAMAINRLLSLGQLDLLRNSSGLLYRMKDAQTASKMKGSDNQEKLVYQVIEDAGNKGIWSRDIRYKSNLPLTEINKILKNLESKKLIKAVKSVAASKKKVYMLYNLQPDRSVTGGAWYSDQDFESEFVEVLNQQCFKFLQSKAEAARDSKQNPMVQRNSSFATSHEVWKYICELGISKVDLSMEDIETILNTLIYDGKVEMTIIAAKEGTVGSVDGQMKLYRGVNPIIQPTGLVKAPCGLCPVFDDCHEGGEISPSNCVYMAEWLDF; encoded by the exons ATGGCGGATGTGAAAGTAAAGAAAGAATCCTCAGATCCTGTAGACATTGAAAACAG GATAAAGGCACTCTGTCAACAGTTCCCTCATGGAATAACAGACCAGGTGATCCAGAATGACATGCCTCATTTGGAGGCTCAACAGAGAGCCATGGCCATCAACAGACTACTGTCATTG GGTCAGTTGGACCTTCTACGAAACAGCTCAGGACTTCTATACCGCATGAAGGATGCCCAGACAGCAAG CAAAATGAAAGGCTCCGACAATCAAGAGAAGCTGGTGTATCAGGTCATTGAGGATGCAGGAAACAAAG GGATCTGGAGCAGGGACATTAGATATAAGAGCAACCTTCCTCTGACAGAGATCAACAAGATCCTCAAGAACCTAGAGAGCAAGAAGCTGATCAAGGCTGTGAAATCAGTGGCT GCGTCAAAAAAGAAGGTTTACATGCTATACAACCTGCAGCCAGACCGCTCGGTGACTGGGGGAGCCTGGTACAGTGACCAGGACTTTGAGTCTGAGTTTGTGGAGGTTCTCAATCAGCAGTGTTTCAAATTCCTTCAGAGTAAG GCCGAGGCGGCGAGGGACAGCAAGCAGAACCCCATGGTGCAAAGAAACAGTTCCTTTGCCACCTCTCACGAAGTGTGGAAGTATATTTGTGAACTCGGTATCAGCAAG GTGGACCTGTCTATGGAAGACATTGAGACTATTCTGAACACACTCATCTACGACGGCAAGGTGGAGATGACCATCATCGCGGCCAAGGAGGGCACTGTGGGCAGTGTGGACGGCCAGATGAAGCTGTACAGAGGGGTCAACCCCATCATCCAGCCCACGGGCCTGGTCAAAGCACCCTGTGGCCTCTGTCCG GTGTTTGATGATTGTCATGAAGGAGGCGAGATATCCCCCTCTAACTGTGTGTATATGGCTGAGTGGCTGGACTTTTGA
- the LOC139370597 gene encoding double zinc ribbon and ankyrin repeat-containing protein 1, with protein MAAGCIVVPLIIPIRIPPPGKAKHEIDTTTPVELKSDTQDVTIYYTLDGTKPEVTKRPGFGENNTLKYSGPIRLPEGKVSVKALAITRDGRESAIVTKLFLVEYVPSNEPPSIEDKDDNFLKENERDLSRQEMGTANGSGDASLKLQVPKTYRPPKGPRFLSSRLGPVSPALEPMSSHRSQTLNASLEDSPFKNLTSTQMSRIQRETDFLRCAKCLSHRPSDPFARFCLQCGTAVLPVPGQRLPPTEGGQMGLCVHCKTMVPVNTPTCVVCEAPMSPQLQPQASLRLQNKVICPSCGTGNPPHISTCVTCETKLLQPPTAVLGGQSAPPLPSGAGKMMSCSKCSRVNHSDARFCDWCGSKPGHSVSCLICSRCGASSHPYAKFCGSCGVFLEGPPRGESRASLAFSMGGKLELERMSTHTSDGATATWQAVPSSVSPGVALAPAPVRADQQTQTVGLFYPSGTEVQRKGQQVALELRRQEQMRDRRPLLTAISPGRGYWRKQLDHVCAHLRSYTQNNTEFRALIGEPRMGRMVSAVIHEDNYEVSLRINFVSAGLEKTKSCQVDGTEKPLILSENQNLSSVTEGMSGLSARQTSLAEKESENATSKSAASRRTVKNLSQNWTSDVAQKPPPSKDSLLLREVGPDGRGEISVVQQLLDEGADPSCQGCAGHPALVVAVLHEHHEVLPVLVQRGADVNWQSGPVNNTALHEAAALGSKGLRCAETLLGCNASIRKKNDRGLTAYDLAVTSDCSPLVSLLAAKMGQGMLDRLVKPRTHPNLDAFR; from the exons ATGGCAGCCGGTTGCATTGTGGTGCCTCTCATCATACCGATTCGAATCCCCCCTCCTGGAAAAGCCAAGCATGAGATAGACACCACAACTCCTGTGGAGCTCAAATCAG ATACCCAAGATGTCACTATCTACTACACTCTGGATGGTACTAAACCAGAGGTGACGAAGAGACCAGGGTTTGGAGAGAACAACACTTTGAAGTATAGCGGACCAATACGCTTACCTGAGGGCAAAGTGTCAGTCAAAGCTCTGGCTATCACCAG GGATGGTCGAGAGAGTGCCATTGTCACCAAGCTATTTCTGGTGGAGTATGTGCCCTCAAACGAGCCACCTTCCATTGAGGACAAGGATGATAACTTTCTGAAGGAGAATGAACGAGACCTCTCTAGACAG GAGATGGGGACAGCGAACGGTTCTGGAGATGCCTCACTGAAGCTTCAAG TGCCAAAGACCTACCGGCCCCCTAAAGGTCCACGGTTCCTCAGCAGCCGTCTAGGGCCTGTGTCCCCTGCTCTGGAGCCCATGTCTTCACATCGTTCTCAAACACTG AATGCAAGCTTGGAAGACAGTCCTTTCAAAAACCTAACCAGCACTCAAATGTCAAGGATCCAAAGGGAGACAGACTTTCTGAG GTGTGCGAAGTGCTTGAGCCATCGCCCCTCAGACCCCTTTGCCCGCTTTTGTCTGCAGTGCGGCACCGCTGTGCTGCCTGTGCCAGGCCAGAGGCTGCCACCCACAGAGGGTGGACAG ATGGGCTTGTGTGTCCACTGTAAAACAATGGTGCCTGTCAACACCCCCACATGTGTGGTATGTGAGGCCCCCATGAGCCCCCAGCTCCAGCCTCAGGCCAGCTTAAGACTCCAG AACAAGGTGATCTGTCCGTCATGTGGAACCGGAAACCCTCCGCATATCTCAACTTGTGTCACCTGTGAAACTAAACTACTGCAGCCACCCACT GCTGTTTTGGGTGGTCAGAGTGCCCCGCCACTTCCATCTGGAGCAGGCAAGATGATGTCCTGTTCTAAGTGCAGCCGGGTCAACCACTCGGATGCGCGCTTCTGTGACTGGTGCGGTTCCAAG CCTGGCCATTCAGTCAGCTGTTTGATCTGCTCCCGGTGCGGAGCGAGCAGCCACCCCTATGCCAAATTCTGTGGCTCCTGTGGGGTGTTTCTGGAGGGGCCACCTAGGGGGGAGTCACGTGCCAGCCTTGCCTTTTCCATGGGGGGGAAACTGGAGTTGGAGCGA ATGTCCACTCACACCTCTGACGGGGCCACTGCCACCTGGCAGGCTGTGCCCTCCTCCGTTTCCCCCGGTGTGGCGTTGGCCCCGGCTCCAGTACGGGCGGACCAGCAGACTCAGACGGTGGGCTTGTTCTACCCGTCGGGCACTGAAGTCCAGAGGAAGGGCCAGCAGGTGGCGCTGGAGCTGAGGAGACAGGAGCAGATGAGGGACCGCAGACCACTGCTCACAGCTATAAGCCCAGGCAGAG GGTACTGGAGGAAGCAGCTGGACCATGTGTGTGCTCACCTGCGCAGCTACACTCAGAACAATACTGAGTTTCGAGCTCTCATAGGGGAGCCTCGCATGGGCCGG ATGGTTTCAGCTGTGATCCATGAGGACAACTATGAAGTCAGTTTGAGGATCAACTTTGTCTCCGCCGGACTTGAAAAAACTAAG TCCTGTCAGGTAGACGGGACTGAGAAGCCCCTTATCCTATCAGAGAACCAGAACCTCAGCAGTGTGACGGAAGGCATGAGCGGCCTATCAGCCAGACAGACCAGCCTGGCTGAGAAAG AGAGTGAGAACGCTACCTCAAAGTCTGCAGCTTCCAGGAGAACAGTGAAAAACCTCAGTCAGAACTGGACCTCTGACGTTGCACAGAAACCGCCT CCATCCAAAGACAGTCTGCTTCTGAGGGAAGTTGGCCCAGACGGGAGGGGGGAGATCTCTGTGGTCCAGCAACTGCTTGATGAG GGTGCAGATCCCTCATGCCAGGGGTGCGCCGGGCACCCTGCCCTGGTTGTTGCTGTGCTGCACGAGCACCACGAGGTCCTCCCTGTGCTGGTACAAAGGGGAGCTGACGTCAACTGGCAGTCTGGGCC GGTGAACAACACCGCTCTGCATGAGGCTGCTGCTCTTGGGAGTAAGGGCTTACGGTGTGCAGAGACACTATTAGG ATGCAACGCCAGCATTCGGAAGAAGAACGACAGAGGTCTGACGGCCTATGACTTGGCAGTCACTTCAGATTGCAGCCCCTTGGTGTCTCTACTAGCTGCTAAGATGGGTCAGGGCATGCTAGACAGACTGGTCAAACCCAGGACTCACCCAAACCTAGATGCATTCCGATGA